A window of Pirellulales bacterium contains these coding sequences:
- a CDS encoding ABC transporter transmembrane domain-containing protein, with protein MSAEIPEDETLIGWFETDLDNQLHYASGLVVVTNRRILALAPTSPVLPTTHPTPKLNGHPGMWQNWPLTSDLKLHVVEQAAIGMLELCNSTGRLAHWRYTAARSAFARRLEAQWAVLQSRLENSSVGTSVLPTVCPSCGAIITTIDGICTACAPAAPPPPVSSLFRLLTFAKPRAAMAVLGLLLTIVGNFVGLMPAYLTGPLIDNVLSPWHDGRQIVGHSAQFYLVLMFVAAFVAWGLNWGRLFVTSWVSERIAADMRSRTYEHLQSLSLEFFGKKRTGDLMSRIDTDSDRICVFLSVSLVDFVNDMVMIAITSVLLLYKDARLAICTLVPFPIILWLVYVVKLKLRHGFSQSAVAMGQLSSVLADTIPGIRVVKAFAQERREIERFERANQHLLTVNSRLNVIWSFFGPVVSLLTDIGIAGVWCFGVWLIFRTAPGETSTLAVGTLVVFATLMSKFYGRMETMIRIVYSTQRAAASAHRIFEILDRVSSVPEPVKPVHPNRLEGRIELRDVRFKYGTREVLHGLNLQIEPGEMIGLVGPTGAGKSTLINLICRFFDVAEGAVLVDGVDIRSYPVSEYRKHIGIVLQDPFLFYGTIAENIAYGKPGASQAEIIAAARAARAHEFILQLPDGYDSLVGERGQSLSGGERQRISIARALLIDPRILILDEATSAVDTETEREIQIALDNLIRGRTTLAIAHRLSTLRKANRLIVIERGRISEIGKHTELLKEDGTYARLHKAQMELMQGIGV; from the coding sequence TTGTCAGCTGAAATCCCTGAGGACGAAACGTTGATCGGGTGGTTTGAAACAGATCTCGACAATCAATTGCATTATGCCTCGGGTTTGGTGGTGGTAACGAACCGTCGGATTTTGGCCCTTGCACCCACGAGCCCAGTTCTACCCACGACACACCCTACTCCAAAATTGAATGGCCACCCCGGCATGTGGCAAAACTGGCCACTGACGTCAGATTTGAAATTGCACGTTGTGGAGCAGGCCGCTATTGGCATGTTGGAGCTTTGTAATTCGACAGGCCGTTTGGCACATTGGCGATATACAGCTGCCCGCAGCGCTTTTGCCCGCCGGCTGGAAGCCCAATGGGCGGTATTGCAGTCACGCCTGGAGAACTCGTCCGTTGGCACATCGGTTTTGCCTACCGTTTGCCCAAGTTGTGGCGCCATCATTACCACTATTGATGGCATCTGCACTGCCTGCGCTCCAGCAGCTCCTCCTCCACCGGTTTCCTCGTTGTTCCGTTTGCTTACCTTTGCTAAGCCGCGCGCCGCAATGGCTGTGCTCGGTTTGTTGCTAACCATCGTCGGCAATTTTGTCGGGCTCATGCCTGCTTATCTTACTGGTCCACTGATCGACAACGTTTTGAGCCCCTGGCACGATGGTCGGCAAATCGTCGGCCATTCGGCACAATTTTATTTGGTTCTGATGTTTGTCGCGGCCTTTGTGGCGTGGGGACTTAATTGGGGGCGCCTGTTTGTTACTTCCTGGGTTAGCGAGCGCATTGCTGCCGACATGCGAAGCCGCACCTATGAGCACTTGCAAAGCCTATCTTTAGAATTCTTCGGTAAGAAGCGCACTGGCGATTTGATGTCCCGGATCGATACCGATAGCGACCGCATTTGTGTGTTTCTGTCTGTCAGTCTGGTCGATTTCGTCAACGACATGGTAATGATTGCTATCACCTCTGTCCTGCTACTGTACAAAGATGCCCGTTTGGCCATTTGCACGCTGGTTCCTTTTCCGATCATTTTATGGCTCGTGTATGTGGTAAAGTTGAAACTGCGCCATGGCTTCAGCCAATCGGCAGTGGCGATGGGGCAGCTATCCAGTGTGCTGGCCGATACCATTCCCGGCATCCGCGTGGTCAAGGCGTTTGCCCAGGAACGGCGCGAAATTGAACGTTTCGAACGCGCCAATCAGCATCTGCTCACAGTGAACAGCCGACTGAATGTCATTTGGTCGTTCTTCGGCCCGGTCGTTTCGTTGCTCACCGATATTGGCATAGCCGGTGTGTGGTGCTTCGGTGTGTGGTTGATTTTTCGCACGGCTCCTGGCGAAACTTCAACGCTGGCAGTCGGCACGCTCGTCGTGTTCGCCACGTTGATGAGCAAGTTCTACGGTCGCATGGAAACGATGATTCGCATCGTCTACAGTACTCAGCGCGCCGCTGCCAGCGCTCACCGTATTTTTGAAATTCTCGATCGTGTTTCCAGCGTTCCCGAACCGGTCAAGCCGGTTCATCCCAATCGATTGGAGGGCCGCATTGAATTACGCGACGTCCGCTTTAAGTATGGCACGCGCGAAGTGTTGCATGGCCTCAATCTACAAATTGAACCAGGCGAAATGATCGGGCTTGTTGGCCCGACGGGGGCAGGAAAAAGCACGCTGATCAATTTAATCTGCCGCTTTTTCGACGTCGCCGAAGGAGCTGTTTTGGTCGATGGCGTGGATATCCGTTCTTATCCTGTCAGCGAATATCGCAAGCACATTGGCATTGTGCTGCAAGATCCATTTCTGTTCTACGGTACCATTGCTGAAAACATCGCGTATGGCAAGCCTGGTGCCAGCCAGGCCGAAATTATTGCCGCCGCGCGCGCTGCTCGGGCTCATGAATTCATTTTACAACTACCTGACGGATACGATTCGCTCGTTGGCGAACGCGGCCAATCCCTTTCCGGCGGCGAGCGGCAGCGAATTTCCATCGCTCGGGCGTTGCTCATTGATCCGCGTATTCTGATCCTCGACGAGGCCACTTCGGCGGTCGATACCGAAACCGAACGGGAAATTCAAATTGCACTAGACAATCTGATTCGCGGACGCACCACGTTAGCCATAGCTCACCGGCTTAGTACGCTGCGGAAGGCGAACCGGCTGATCGTGATAGAACGTGGTCGGATTTCGGAAATTGGTAAACATACAGAATTGTTAAAAGAAGATGGCACATACGCCCGGTTACATAAGGCACAAATGGAATTAATGCAAGGCATTGGAGTCTGA